The Cucurbita pepo subsp. pepo cultivar mu-cu-16 chromosome LG05, ASM280686v2, whole genome shotgun sequence nucleotide sequence AACCTTAATTTTGTAGTCATTTTAGCTTTTTGGGTCTGTTCTGTATGAGCTACTGATCTTAGTTCCCTTCATTTTTCTCGCTGCTTCGTTTCATTTTTGCATCTTGAGCTGGCTTTGCTGCCTGTTTCTGAGCTAGTGATCTTAATTCCCTTCACTTTTCTTGCTgctttgtttcatttttacatCTTGAGCTGGCTTTGCCGCCTGTTTCTGAGCTTGTTCTGAGCTAGTGATCTTAATTCCCTTCACTTTTCTTGTTGCTTTATCTCATTATTGCATTTTGAGCTGCCTTTGCTGCCTGTTTCTGAGATTGTTTCTGAACCAGTGATCTTAATTCCCTTCACTTTTCTTGCTgctttgtttcatttttgcaTCTCGAGATGGCTTTGATGCCCGTTTCTGAGCTTGCTGCCTGTTTCTGAGCTACTAATCTTAATTCCCTTCACTTTTCTTGCTGTTTGGTTTCATTTTTGCATCTTGAGCTGGCTTTGCTGCCTGTTTCTGAGCTTGTCTCTGAGCTACTGTTCTTAATTCTCTTCACTTTTCTTGctgttttgtttcatttttgcaTCTTGAGCTAGCTTTGCTGCCAGTTTCTGAGCTTGCTGCCTGTTTCTGAGCTACTAATCTTAATTCCCTTCACTGTTCTTGCTgctttgtttcatttttgcaTCTTGAGCTGGCTTTGCTGCCTGTTTCTGAGCTTGCTCGACAAGCAGTTAGAAGTAGTGAATCCATCCaactttctcttgttctttccCTGTCTATTTCCGAACATGTTTGATAAAATGAGAAGCAAATTTCTAATTCATTTGGTATTTTCTCATGAAGATGCAACCAACAATTGGAGCCAAGAAAACTATTGAATCATCCCCTTGCTGCTCATTCATTCTTGCTTGAAAAGCCTCAACTCCCGGTGGAAATGAGCTTCAAAAGGGACCTTGAGCTTGTCGTCTTTGTTTTCTCTGCAGTCTTCTGGTTTGCAGCGAACGTTTATCCGGTGATGTCGGAGCCCATCAAAGACAAGGAAGCTTTGCTTAATTTTCTCAACAAGATGGATCACTCACACTCGCTCAATTGGAAGAAGAGCACTTCTTTGTGCAAAGAATGGATGGGAGTTCAATGCAACAATGATGAATCCCAAGTTGTAGTTCTTAGATTGGCTGAAGTTGGCTTACACGGTTCGATCCCAATCAACACTCTCGGTCGACTATCGGGGCTTGAAACTCTTAGCCTTGGATCAAATTACATATCAGGGCCTTTCCCTTCTGACTTCCTAAAGCTGAGAAATCTCAGTTCACTCTACTTGCAAAACAACAAGTTCTCCGGTCCATTGCCATTGGATTTCTCTGTATGGAAGAATCTCAACATCATTGATCTGTCAAACAATGCCTTCAATGGGAGCATCCCTCGCTCGATTTCGAACACGACACATCTAACGACATTGAACCTTGCCAATAACTCACTCTCTGGTGAGATTCCAGACAACCTTCCTAGATTGCAAGAGTTGGATCTTTCAAACAACAATCTCACAGGGTATGTCCCTCAGTCCCTTAAAAAATTTCCAAGTTGGGCATTCTATGGTAACAACCTCGTGCTAAAAAATGCCGTTTCTCCGGCTCACGAACCGGTGCCGAGTACTCGACCATTGAAGAAAGGCACAACATCACTTGGTGAAGCAGCAATTTTAGGCATTATAATTGGAGGTTCTGCAACGGGGTTAGTCATAGCAGTCATTTTGATGGTTATATGTTGCTCAAACAGAGGAAGACTAAAAAACAAAGCCTCATCAAAGCTGGACAAGCAAGAACAGTTTGTGAACAAAAGGGTGTCTGAGACACAAAACAACAACCTCAAGTTTTTTCGGAGTCACGGCCTTGAGTTCGACTTGGAGGACTTGTTGAGGGCGTCTTCCGAGGTGCTCGGGAAGGGGAT carries:
- the LOC111796212 gene encoding probable inactive receptor kinase At4g23740, whose translation is MSFKRDLELVVFVFSAVFWFAANVYPVMSEPIKDKEALLNFLNKMDHSHSLNWKKSTSLCKEWMGVQCNNDESQVVVLRLAEVGLHGSIPINTLGRLSGLETLSLGSNYISGPFPSDFLKLRNLSSLYLQNNKFSGPLPLDFSVWKNLNIIDLSNNAFNGSIPRSISNTTHLTTLNLANNSLSGEIPDNLPRLQELDLSNNNLTGYVPQSLKKFPSWAFYGNNLVLKNAVSPAHEPVPSTRPLKKGTTSLGEAAILGIIIGGSATGLVIAVILMVICCSNRGRLKNKASSKLDKQEQFVNKRVSETQNNNLKFFRSHGLEFDLEDLLRASSEVLGKGMSGTTYKATLEDGNAVAVKRLKEVCVSKKEFEQQMEVLGSIDHENVCGLRAYYYSKDEKLMVFEFYQHGSVSAILHVAREKGQSPLDWETRLRIAIGAARGIAHIHSEACGKLVHGNIKASNVFLNSAGYGCIADVGVAALMNLMAPAATRAAGYRAPELKDSRKASQASDTYSFGVVLLELLTGKFPLHTKCGGGGGGDQIIHLVRWVNAVVREEWTAEVFDVELLRYPNIEEEMLETLQIALSCVGRVPDDRPSMADVAARLEGVRQVSGGGSQPAPPPALPRGAEEVIQIQVNVDEGEEGAPSKSN